In the Hydractinia symbiolongicarpus strain clone_291-10 chromosome 13, HSymV2.1, whole genome shotgun sequence genome, TAGGGTGATAAAAAAGCATTACTGTGTTTTCATTTAGAAGGAATATTTATGCTGCATTTGTTTCAAAGTGTAAAATGGATAAATCTAATACAGATATTGATTGACTGGTGAAAACTATCGCCATCCAAAACGTAAATCATTCATATCTATGAACTAGTCAGTGGCCCGTTGATAATTCTACCGGTTCTCccgttctttatttttattatttttagccgcatttcgtgtgtctcgctactgcggttaaTATTtggcgtgacagacagacaaacctATACGAGCATTATAAGATTGATGATTTCGTTAGCCAATTAATATGCTCAAATATTTTAATGCGGAAAACTCGCATAGTGGACGACGGTCATTGTGTGACAATCTCAACTTCTCAGATTTAAAATAGCGACATCGAttctttgtttgaaaaatactttCTGCTTCTTACGTTTCAACGTTTGGCACGCGACCTTACTGtcaaatattgtttttatgattttatgcaaaaaataataaacataaaaagaaaGGCGGCATTTTGTATGTAGACAAAACCAAACAACatgtttcaaatttttatgtcaatttttcttttgttactgTTTATCTAACATGATAAGAGACTTTCATACTTTCATTTCTTTTCGAACAAAACTTATTGCCGTATGTTTTATACCATAAAATTGAAATGAAAGAATATTTTATCTATTTTCTGCCTTCAAGTCGTATGTTTGTTTTAAACTTAAACATAATTTTGAATTGAGCAAGAAAACAAGATTCAGTCACAAACAGTAAATGTACAGTTGCATGTAGATAGATGTCTTTGCAGTTCAATACTGGTGATGGTTCAATGCATTGAGAAAAGTGGTGGTAcataaagtttgtttacattttaactgCAACGTTTTAAATTAGCTAAACATTTAGATTGAGCAGTAACCTTTTTTTAACTGCTCGTAACTTACACAGCAGCTGAATGCTGACTCATCAATAACAACTTCGACTTCGacacttatatttttttcaatagaCAGAAAGTTTCAATTGCAAGTTGATGTTACTTTTCGTTAGTCATGTCaatataaatttttcattaaaagttgtttaaatggCAGACAGTTGTCTCTTTGATCAGTAAAATGTAGGTTCCCGGAGTTATTTAAGTTCGCAATGTTTATTATATCGGTGTCAGTGGCTATTTCAATATAATGTTTCTGGCATTTTGCTGACGAAAAAAAAGGTCTACAAAGAATTATATCCGAGAATTTTTAGGCGGtaagataaatattttttgatttctaATAATTATCTagctaaaaaaatatgtctgtTTGAGGTTTGATCTAATTCTCGTGACTGTATTATTTTTCGTTTTTCTAATATTAAAATGACAAGGTTCTTCATAAAAACAGGAAGTACGCCCCCCTTTGACACACACAAGCTCGCCCGAAaacgtttaattatttttagtaGGAAAGAGACTTCACAATCAAAGAAAACAGAGACAGCCTAAAATGTTCTGTGTTATCACAGGAAGTTCGTCATCTGATATCATGGCACGCTTTAACAAGTTTAATTAGCATATAAATTTCactaatttaaaataaacaatgcgTCATTACCAACCATAATTAAAAGTAAATGTTGATGTTTTTGAATGACAGATATTAATCTTTAGTCTATCAAGCAGCTCGTTGGCTTCAAATTGGGAGGTCTGGGTTTACATGACGTAAAAGTTCAGTTTACTATGTACTAGTTTACAACCCAAGTAAAGAAAATTGATACAGGGAAGTCAAGTTATTATAAGGTAAATAATAAATACAAGCATAAGGTTATTCACATCGTTCATCTTAGATTCTAACTTTGGCTCACAGATGGACGGCGAGAGTTAGACAACAAGGCTTGtttgcttttttaaagaaaaaggttgctttgcaataaaattttaatacagGAGTCCTGGCAGGCTAGTCTAAACGTGAAAATATTGTTTACTGTTGTTGGAGATACTACTGTCTAAAAAGATATACCAGAGTATATTATACAGATTCATTGAATATGCTTAATGAGTTACGTGTTATTATAGCTTTGAAGTTCAGTTGATCAGTGGTGTTATGGTAGAGAGTTCACCTCCAGTGCAGAAGGTAGTAGTCGAGTTTCAGcataagaataggattgatatcttaggtggttgtctagttgagcggctgttgtgcttgcatgactttcgtagctcaaatgtgaggtttaaatgcactaggacctccTTGACAGGACTATCATTGATGATAGTAACATTAAGAACTAAAAAGGCTATCCTGAGTAATTAGAAGTAATAGTACAGCTACATATCTCTTCGATGTAAGCGAGTTCTcctttatttatataattatctGTTTGCTATCTAAAACACTTGATTGAAACTTGAATGTCAGcgtgtttttcttctttttatttcattttatgctCTATTAATCTGTTATCTATTTGATTTTAATGCAACCGTAATACCTTGAACAACAGTGTGTTTCTTGAGATTTGCTTTTAACtgagaattttatttatttttttatcagtttttcaCATCCTGATAATTACTTGATAATATTTCCTGTGTCTTGTCTAAAACTCCTTTGATATCTTCACTCAATAAAAGTGTCTTACTACGTAAAAAGGTGAGATTTTCTATCAAACGAAATTCATAGCTCTTTTTAAATTCTACAAAGTcaaactatttatttttttgttggcaCATGTGACACAGTCGCGTGGGCTGAGGTTGTAAAAGCGTTGATCGAAGCTGGGAACTGGTTGTTTTGGAAAAGATTAGATTTGACGTCATATGCAGccgaagaaaaaatatttcgttGCTCAAGTAACTAACTAACAGTGATGTAACTCTTACTGATGATTGTACTTCTATTAGTGAAATCAATGTTAATCAGCGATTTTCCAAGCCGATAAAAGTCACAAGGTACTTTCCAACTTGTTATGGGAAAGGGAAAACAATCCTTTTACATACTTTTAATAAATCAAGGCTAAATTCTCAGGTTGatctgtttcatttttaaaaacatatattgtaTGGTGTTTAATTATTACGtattatttatttctttaaaaaaggtaAGTATAGTATTTGTTTAATTAATACTTCTGCTGTGAGACATTCTGATGTTACAACGCGTACCGACGTGAGGGTATAGTAGAATTATAATTTTCTGACCTATGTTTTCTTCATTTAACGTGATACCTTAGTTTTTACTATATAAGGTCCACAAAAAATCTTTTCCTAAAATTACTTTGCAAACTACTTTACATAAATGTCTTGCCACAAACTGCTTCAAACTGCATGTAAATTCAAAACTGTGCAATCCAgcgtacttttaattttttttaagacgtTTGTGAAAGAGTGTAGAACTTTTAATATGTCAGTCAAaactatatttaaaatatcttagAACGCTTAGctatatttgaaatatttaagaaaataagATATTAGAATACTTAAAAAATCTagctaaaatttaaatatttcaaaatagctagctatatttgaaatatttaagaaaataagATATTAGAATACTTAAAAAATCTagctaaaatttaaatatttcaaaatagctagctatgtttGAAAGATCTAAATGTGCTATATTAGTATCAGCGCAAACCTCACAATAAAAGAACGAATTTATTCGATTTTGTTGGACTTCTCTTAATAACATCAATTCCATGATGACAAGTAATTGTTAATTTCCTTACCACTAACGAGAATGTTGTTTGTAATAATAACAATAGCAGCTTTCATTATCCGACCTTGCAACATGGTGTATGCATTTATAGAACAATATTGTCGACTAGCACAGACAATAAGTCCTATTTGTTTTACCGCTAATTATCCGACATCATGGAAGATGACTTCTATCAGCTGGCAGAATTATAAAACAACGAGCGTTTTTTGTTATGAAATATTTGGCTGACGGACAAATTTTTCAGGTAGGAAAGTAAGGTATAGAAATACGTTTTTTTAATGATGCTGTGACTGAGCTTAAAGTGAAAATGTGAAGAAATTGCTAGAAACAGGAAACATATTTAGAGAAAAAATACTATTCTTAGTTTAATGCGATATGAAGCCATGATATTCACGCAACACTCAATCGTGTTTTAAAACAGATAATATCGATAACATACACTACGTAAACAGGGCGTGTCTTTAACATTGGTTTTgtaatatacttaaactgggctTTTTAAAACACTCTTCTTCTGGAATTTTTATATTGCGATGTAAGGTAAATTGATATTTGAGATAGACCGAAAATTAAGTTAAACAAAGCAATGTgtgatttgtaatttttttcaataggTAATTTGTATATATCACAGCACTGGAACAAAACGAAATACCTTtgcttatttttactttatttgttatattttaacgTATTGTAATAATATATAGCTACAATAACGTTTTTCTTAATGGCAGTGTGCCATTAGTTTTGAGAATGTTTAAGAGAGTTGTCATGCAGTTTACAGGAGGTATCAGCTGGGTTACCATCTGCAATTGGCTATAGCACCTTTCTGCTTTTGTATACCATGACGGTTTAATGTTACAATTGCAGCTACGTGCACGGAAGTTGTAATTACGTGATTTTCTTAATAACATTACGTTATGTTaagagtttttttttcattatagaTATAAAGATAATTAAGCAAAAATTGTATTAACTGATATTAGTAACCTTAAAAAAGTTGGGAATACAAACCAGTCATGTTTACCTGGAAATTCGCACTCTCCATAATAATTTTTCAAGtttatattacgttatgttatGGACTGTGTGACCAGCGAGAAACAGGTGGTGATTTAAAATGTTGCAAATTCAAAGATGCTTCGTGTTTTGTGAAAACGTATCATACAAGAGCACGCGGTTTGGCCAACTCCATATGCTACTGTGATGCGTATTGCAAATTTACTAAAGACTGTTGCAAAGATattgacaaagttagaaaattGTGCGACAGtaagttgtttatttgtttacttaatTGTTTAATCCGTTGATATTATGTTTTGTGTAACTCTACAGTTTTGAATTAGTTAGGTTTAGTTGCAAAAGAAATTAAGTTATGAATCTCTgaaagggaataaaccaatagAGTTTCAAATAACCGTACACATTCATTTAAAAAGAGggttaaagaaatagaaaaacaattGTTTTCAAAAAGATCCTACAATTTTGACTTCAGGTAaactatgtttttttcttttttctgtaacTACAGCATCAAATACCTATCacttaaaataatttctttcccAGCTATCTTTCTGCTAGGTTTACTGACTGTCTTTTCTCTCGTGAATTATTCTTCTTCGGGAAGTATATTACATCTCATCAGAAGGCTTCCTTGTAATGTTCTAGTGTTTCCTATTCCATCTTCCTGCTTGACTTTGTAGACTGGTATATTTGGATAACATTCAATTCCTTGGGAAATCTTATCTCCTTAATATGAGTTTAGTTTTCCGGTTCCTCCTTTCTCTGATACGTGTGGTGGTGCAATGTGGGAGGACTAAATTTCACCATTGTGTTGTCCTAAGGTGGTTTACTCTCAGCAGATGCTTCCATGGAATGTTTAGCAGGCTTATTAAAGGGAGGTCTTGTCAGTATCATTTTTTGCTTGTTACAACCGTCCCTTTCTTGAATGCACCCTTTGGTAGATGTGTTTCATACCTAACCTACTTAAATATAAGCGTTcgtattttattttgtagaacCTGTTCATTGCATCGTTAGTGAATGGGAAAAATGGACTGGTTGCAGTACAAAATGTGGTTTTGGAgttagaaagagaaaaagaagcatcaaacaaaaaaatcaaaatggcggAAACCCATGTGGTCCACTTGAACAAGTTCGAGGATGTAATATGAATTCAATTTGTGATTCTAACGAAGACAGTAAGTTCGTAATAAgatttatattgcttttaattgCTTTGCACCATATCTTTATTtattaaactagtcgttagcccatggaaaatccacggattcgtccgtcctttttataccgcattgcgtgcttctcgctattgtgcagctaagctaccattatgcgtgaaagacagacagacagacgtatactggTAGATTTTCGCGCACGTATAATTTGCGTGCGGAACTGCTGCGTAACTTCATCTTCTTTTGCTTTAATTTCTTCAGCAGGAAAGAATTCATCATCGCTAATTATTTACTTCATTGCTTTCGTCTGGCTTAGTATAACAATCTTACAAAACGtctccatttttaaaaacacctCAGTGTTCAGGTTCCTTTTTTTACTATCAATGTTATTgggacttgaagtttttattcGGAATAGGCGAAACTTCTTTTTCGTCTCTCGCAAAAATATCGTGAATTAAGGTAGCTTTGATACTTACTGACTTTGCATGACTCTCTACTTGACACCTGCCTGCTGGATGTTTAAGTCCATACCTCAAGCACCCTAGGCATTGCCTATTGGTTTAAACTATCACTTTCCTATGAACTCAATGAAGTCACTAATTGGCAATATTTAATAACTTTTGTCAGGATTATGTTCAGAATTTGAAACttataatataatttatttttaacaaggAAAATCATTCTGTCAAATGACACATAGTTATCCTGATTTtccgttttttaaaattctttaaaattggGCTTTTCATCCTCCCCCTTCCATCAGATTTATGGCACACTCTCATTTTATGTAATGATTTGATTAAGTGTGAAGCTCCTAGATGTTAATTGCAAATAACCTCAGTTTGTTAAAACCTGAAAATCGCAACTTTCAGTTTTATTTTCCTAATTTTAGCATCACCAGCCTTTATTCTTCCAATTACATTCAGAAGACCACACAtaggaaaatatatatatgaaaacattttaccaGCAACCAGAATTGATGAAGCGCCAAAGAGTATTCACAAACCAACGTAAGTAAACACATCATCTTTCGCTCTAAAAGatgaaaataatgttttttataataacattatctcctttaaaaaaacacaatctccAGACCTTATACCTTGTCAATCAGATCAAGGCGGATAATATCTAACAATTCCATGAATTACACGACGGAATATTGTAAAACAATATTCAGCGTTTTCGTTTTTCAAATTAACGTGATTATAGGGATATTTGTGATAAACTATGAAACTTCAAGCATTAGGAAgaggatttttaaaaaattcctaaGTAAAAGTATATGAATAACCTTGAAAAAAATGCTCGAATTGCCAGAAAAGAAAGGATGTTGTTTTCCATACAGAATCTGAAAAAAAGATGCAAGAACTCTATTATTCTGTCATTTAGTTATTCATATTGTGTTCATTACAAAGTCACATATAGAAGAAGAAAATGCGCTGGTACTTGGGCAGGTAGCTTACAAAGTGAAATGCCCGTTTGTACAGAATGTCAATCACGTGTCATGAATGGCGGACATTGTCGTGGTGAAGGAAGAATGGGACAGAGAACAAGATGGAAGGCTTTAGGACTTTCTCGTTGCCAAGGGGATTGGGTTCGTTTAGGACAAATTATACCAAATTGCACTTGCGATGCAAAACAATTCTCCAactttgtttttgtataaaattgACCTAATCACCAGAATATGTTACGTTTCCAAAGGATTTTAAAAGGATGGTAAGATGTTTAATGCCTGGAGCTAAAGTTAAGGGGAAACagttaaatatatattattgcACAAAAGAACACGGGGAAAAGAGAAGGAACACGACACGTTACACTATTAGAACTTCTATAACTAATAgttataaattaaatttttacaaaaacaaattcttgTCCCTGCTTTGTTTAGGAATATTCTTGacatttgctatttttttaaagctaGTGCAAATTTCTGTAGTACCTCTATATCTCCAGTCAGCTTAATCTAaagagtttttttgtttcttgaaaaGTTTTATAACCGCATTTCTTATCatgtaaaatattaaatttactCTATTTTTCTCGTATGTTTATATATGCGAAATATATAGttaattgtttttaaagaaatatcttATCCACAATATCTTACGAACATACAACAAGCacgaaaaaataacattattggAGCCTAAATTATGCGGACTCCTCCAGCGACCAGAACTTGATATTCGatcgttttgattttaaaacgaAGCTTAAATGAAGAAAAGTAACTTCCGGAACATGACTAGTTACAAAATCACCTATTAAATTTTCAGCTTGACAGGATAGGCTaatcttataaaaacaaaataaaacaaagtgtTATTCAAATCCTCCTTTTGCAATCGCTCGATGTAGCGATGTAACCGTAATGAAGTAACTTAGTTAATTTGAAGTTAAATATTGCAGAGACTTTAACTCAAACAAACCGATCATGTTTCGAACCCCCGTCCGgttctaaaaacaaaatggcatcTCATGGCGGCTTTCCTCCAAATACCGCCAAAATATCGTCGTGCGGCAAATGAATCAATCGCAAGGCTGCCATCGATCGCTAAAATAGGCAATTATCAAAAAGAAACTcagcgaacgattttttttattgtttctccGCCATCTTGAAATAAATAAGCAATCAAGAGAGGATAATTCAATAAAGGACATTTTTGTCGCTCCCGTAAACGacttctaacagtataaatataaCAAGAAGAGCGAAtcaggtctattgtttaaaaaagggAAGTTTCTTAActatttgctttatttttacaGCTTTACACTTTTCAGGCTCTTggggtttttgttttttttgggtTTTTAGGCTTTTCgcattttctattttgtttctATTTTGGTTAAATCACACGTACGGAGTATTATAATATGTTGGTTTACACTTTCGTCGCGGCGGCGTTCGTGAGGCCATTATCAACACACTGGATTTGAATCATTGTAATTTCTAACAGAAACAGATAGCTGAAAAAAGTCCATATCTTTTAGCTGTATTTATTGAAGCGTGACACAAATGCAGCAGTTCACCTGCTACTTTAAAAATGCTCATGTAACTCCTCAAAATGTTCATTGTAATCCgcaattaaaaaatgattttgatgtTAATGTTACCCAAAGGAGGGATGAACTTCCTGAGCTCCAAAGGAATTACTTAGTTTGCTCTTATTTCGCCGGCCCGAATTTAACGCCATTCCCTTTAACCCCGGCCTTTATTTCGCCAAGGCGAAATTTTGTTTTACCGACACAACAATAAAACAGTGAAGAATCAAGGAAATGCGCACTGTTTTGTTCGACGTTATCTTCTTCACGGTCTTCAGAATCTTCATTGCCTTGTATATCATactctccaattagcggacaccatCGGTGTATGACCCAAGTTTCCGCTAATTGGAAGCGTTCGCCATTTGGAAAGGTTTATATTTTTAGCTGCAAATTAGAAAATTAACTGATTTCTGTATCACAAAGGAAAAATAACTTGAAGTGTCTgccttttggaaagttttacattttaagtcgaaaattagaaaataaagccGATTTTTGTATTACAAAGCAAACATAACAAATGATAATATAATATTAACATAATGATAACGAACCAAACTTTTAATCTTTGCAGAACTTTAAAgtctttcaaacaaattttaacaaatgATGGATAAACgattgaaaattttattttaaagtcttTAATTAATTGTTGTTTTCTGCTATTTATCTTGACGATCTCTAACCTCTCCTCAATGGAGGAAAGAGTTTCTCTTTCCTCTCTGTTGAGATCCTTTAGTTCTATAAGCTCGTCAAGCGTTGTGGCAAtagaaacttcttttttttcaatcacAGAATTATCACCACCTTTATAATATTCTTTTGAAAAGCAAGCTGGACACAAAAGTTGTAAAATGTTTGGAAAAAATGTTAGAAAAACTAttcatttttgtctatttttttgtcttttgaaTTCTTTGTGctgtccgctaattggagagaaaaaaagccATATTTGTTCTTTGGTGCAAAAAATATTGTCCGCTAAGtagagtgtccgctaattaagtGTCCgctttttgaaaagttttttattaaagGTGTCCGCCTTTTAGAGTGTCCATTATTTAGAGAGAATACTATATTTTGGCTACGATATCTTCCGAAATGTTTTCGCCCTCATTTTTATCATCAATCATTATCAATTTTCCTCCAGCCAAGATAATTGCTTATAATTCAAATTAAAAGTCTCTTAAAGGAGAGgtgaacaaaatttttttttttgtggcagccacaaaatacattttaagCGAATGAAAAAAAAGGTTTCTAGACCCTAAGATCTACTAAGgtaactactataataacaaataacaaataaatgttTCATGACTATATCTTCctataacaacatttttacagaattttcaTGGCTGTATGAGATGAAAAATAGTAGTTTTTAAATGTACTTATGAGTACACATCAAGAATAAGATCTTTGACTTgagataaccaagaatattttacgtactataacAGTAACaacattttataaccttcgtttacACTTTTCTGAACTTAAGAAATATCTGTCGTGACCAACAATAATATTTTGTTCATATTATGAGtcccttttccacaaaataCTAAGAGTTTCGAACGATGAAGTTTGTTATGATGAGATGGTgttaaatttgaataaatatacagaccagaaacattcaacaacaaatcgaacgcgCAATATCGTGGCTTCATTCTTATCCACGACTCTTCACTTTCTTATTTTTACCCACAAAGTAAATATCAATTTGTTCAACACTTTCagtagtataaaataataaaaatttgttcgtcACATATTGTTCAACATTTgctattttgattttaaactttttcttgTTACATTATTTTGTGCGTATTAACGAGAAAtatattccattgttttttaatttagccacctGTTtgtcaaatgtttaaaaatactaaattataATTCAGCAGTCACAAAGATGGAAACGATACTGGTATTTTTAAcagactgttttatatttttggtcTACTCTGATGTCGTTCTGCAAAGTTTTAAGTGAAAATTTACcgttgttatataaaaaaaacatctaaTTATTATAACTCAACGAATATTTTCattatcaaaacttttttaatttttttttcagaactttttttgttatgatggctgtaacatgtaaattgatttattataGAACAGACCAAGTCAGTCGCTTTGTCTTCAAAATAAACTCTTTCCCTTATgaattttattcagcgcctctcATTTAAGTTCAATTCACACATATTTATCAAATTTGGAAAAGTGGTATAGTAAAAAActgcgaaaaaaatttttaaaataaatccgGTCAGAGGAAATTTCTTCCTTCCATTTAAACACTGGCCCTTATTACGCCGCCCTTTATTACGTCAAAGGGTGGGAAATAACGCG is a window encoding:
- the LOC130623577 gene encoding somatomedin-B and thrombospondin type-1 domain-containing protein-like, with protein sequence MFTWKFALSIIIFQVYITLCYGLCDQRETGGDLKCCKFKDASCFVKTYHTRARGLANSICYCDAYCKFTKDCCKDIDKVRKLCDKPVHCIVSEWEKWTGCSTKCGFGVRKRKRSIKQKNQNGGNPCGPLEQVRGCNMNSICDSNEDTSPAFILPITFRRPHIGKYIYENILPATRIDEAPKSIHKPTYSYCVHYKVTYRRRKCAGTWAGSLQSEMPVCTECQSRVMNGGHCRGEGRMGQRTRWKALGLSRCQGDWVRLGQIIPNCTCDAKQFSNFVFV